One part of the Lycorma delicatula isolate Av1 chromosome 7, ASM4794821v1, whole genome shotgun sequence genome encodes these proteins:
- the LOC142328016 gene encoding inhibitor of growth protein 1 isoform X1, translated as MLNQAAVEALYSATYVENYLDCVENLPDDLQRQISRMRELDVSYQAFLKEVEQHQDALRKEDSNIRRRALLRVQSALISAQEVGDEKMQIVQNLQDLIENKSRQLDFDYRNLVLLSDFGKEQENNESTKEVQREGQSKDGDGTGGGSGGGVGDRTGNERGSDRGTAGTGAERQNKRPRRSRVDNDSTPIVEPPPSSEPVTPLPRATATPASKKTSATTKKKKRKARQTQHREETPPREDEIPIDPDEPTYCLCDQISYGEMICCDNDLCPIEWFHFSCVALTTKPKGKWYCPKCRGDRPNIMKPKAQFLKELERYNKEKEEKS; from the exons ATGTTAAATCAAGCTGCTGTAGAAGCTTTATATTCTGCAActtatgtagaaaattatttagattgtGTTGAAAACCTTCCAGATGATTTGCAGCGTCAAATATCTCGAATGCGTGAGTTGGATGTCTCTTATCAAG cttttttaaaagaagttgaaCAACACCAAGATGCGCTTCGTAAAGAAGATTCAAATATTCGCAGGCGAGCTTTACTTCGTGTTCAATCTGCACTTATTTCTGCACAAGAAGTTGGTGATGAAAAAATGCAGATAGTACAAAATTTACAAGATCTTATTGAGAATAAATCACGCCAACTTGATTTTGATTATAGAAATCTTG TTCTTCTTTCAGATTTTGGTAAAGAGCAAGAAAACAATGAATCAACCAAGGAAGTACAACGTGAAGGACAGTCAAAGGATGGTGATGGAACTGGTGGTGGGAGTGGAGGGGGTGTTGGAGATAGAACAGGGAATGAAAGAGGGAGTGATAGAGGGACAGCAGGAACAGGAGCCGAAAGACAGAATAAACGGCCTCGACGAAGTAGAGTCGATAATGATTCGACGCCGATCGTCGAACCACCACCGTCTTCTGAACCGGTTACACCGCTTCCACGTGCCACAGCAACTCCTGCTAGCAAAAAAACTAGTGCTAcaactaagaaaaagaaaagaaaagcaagACAGACACAGCATCGCGAAGAAACACCGCCGAGAGAAGATGAAATTCCTATTGATCCTGATGAACCGACTTATTGCTTATGTGACCAAATTTCATATGGAGAAATGATCTGTTGCGATAATGATTTATGTCCTATTGAATGGTTCCATTTTTCATGTGTCGCGTTAACTACTAAACCTAAAGGTAAATGGTACTGTCCAAAATGTAGAGGAGATCGACCTAATATTATGAAACCTAAAGCACAATTTCTTAAAGAACTGGAaagatataataaagaaaaagaagaaaaatcgtaa
- the LOC142328016 gene encoding inhibitor of growth protein 1 isoform X2 has protein sequence MLNQAAVEALYSATYVENYLDCVENLPDDLQRQISRMRELDVSYQAFLKEVEQHQDALRKEDSNIRRRALLRVQSALISAQEVGDEKMQIVQNLQDLIENKSRQLDFDYRNLDFGKEQENNESTKEVQREGQSKDGDGTGGGSGGGVGDRTGNERGSDRGTAGTGAERQNKRPRRSRVDNDSTPIVEPPPSSEPVTPLPRATATPASKKTSATTKKKKRKARQTQHREETPPREDEIPIDPDEPTYCLCDQISYGEMICCDNDLCPIEWFHFSCVALTTKPKGKWYCPKCRGDRPNIMKPKAQFLKELERYNKEKEEKS, from the exons ATGTTAAATCAAGCTGCTGTAGAAGCTTTATATTCTGCAActtatgtagaaaattatttagattgtGTTGAAAACCTTCCAGATGATTTGCAGCGTCAAATATCTCGAATGCGTGAGTTGGATGTCTCTTATCAAG cttttttaaaagaagttgaaCAACACCAAGATGCGCTTCGTAAAGAAGATTCAAATATTCGCAGGCGAGCTTTACTTCGTGTTCAATCTGCACTTATTTCTGCACAAGAAGTTGGTGATGAAAAAATGCAGATAGTACAAAATTTACAAGATCTTATTGAGAATAAATCACGCCAACTTGATTTTGATTATAGAAATCTTG ATTTTGGTAAAGAGCAAGAAAACAATGAATCAACCAAGGAAGTACAACGTGAAGGACAGTCAAAGGATGGTGATGGAACTGGTGGTGGGAGTGGAGGGGGTGTTGGAGATAGAACAGGGAATGAAAGAGGGAGTGATAGAGGGACAGCAGGAACAGGAGCCGAAAGACAGAATAAACGGCCTCGACGAAGTAGAGTCGATAATGATTCGACGCCGATCGTCGAACCACCACCGTCTTCTGAACCGGTTACACCGCTTCCACGTGCCACAGCAACTCCTGCTAGCAAAAAAACTAGTGCTAcaactaagaaaaagaaaagaaaagcaagACAGACACAGCATCGCGAAGAAACACCGCCGAGAGAAGATGAAATTCCTATTGATCCTGATGAACCGACTTATTGCTTATGTGACCAAATTTCATATGGAGAAATGATCTGTTGCGATAATGATTTATGTCCTATTGAATGGTTCCATTTTTCATGTGTCGCGTTAACTACTAAACCTAAAGGTAAATGGTACTGTCCAAAATGTAGAGGAGATCGACCTAATATTATGAAACCTAAAGCACAATTTCTTAAAGAACTGGAaagatataataaagaaaaagaagaaaaatcgtaa